In Bradysia coprophila strain Holo2 unplaced genomic scaffold, BU_Bcop_v1 contig_24, whole genome shotgun sequence, one genomic interval encodes:
- the LOC119078132 gene encoding dihydropyrimidinase isoform X1, with protein MTAPTPVKKVPIHLQSAQNRLYIKHGTVVNHDGHFKADVYVEDGKIKYVGPSSDFVVPGGVKIIDAAGRLLIPGGIDPHTHFQLPFGGTVSVDDFYKGTRAAVAGGTTTIIDFVIPNKNQSLIEAYDEWRSWADGKVCCDYGFHVAVTWWSKSVQKEMKILCEERGINSFKVFMAYKGLYQLDDTELYEVFETCKELGAVAMVHAENGSIIAKNAEKLLNAGVTGPEGHELSRNEEVEAEAVNRACIIAHQVNCPLYVVHVMSKSAALELARARQRYDGVGIFGETLAAALGSDGTNYRHHCFNHAAAHVLSPPLRPDITTPECLMKFLSQNHLQTTGSDNCTFNKDQKELGKGDFTKIPNGVNGVEDRMSVVWEKGVHGGLIDPCKFVAITSTNAAKIFNLYPQKGRIEAGSDADIVVWNPTATRTISASTHRQACDFNIFEGMTCHGVPECVIVKGRVCVEDGLLRVAEGYGTFLETPVSPPFVYNGINGIKNGDEESTNGDAKHLNIEEELAIEIPAPEPLSNFLSGLALSVSSDTTRASTPTGRAMRQDGQRNLQDSTFSISEEIDTAEQRSSIRVRNPPGGKSSGFW; from the exons ATGACGGCACCAACACCTGTTAAAAAAGTACCCATTCATCTTCag AGTGCTCAAAATCGTTTATACATCAAACATGGAACGGTTGTGAATCACGATGGTCATTTCAAGGCCGATGTTTATGTCGAAGATGGCAAAATTAA ATATGTCGGTCCAAGCTCGGATTTCGTCGTACCTGGCGGAGTAAAAATAATTGATGCCGCAGGTCGCCTTTTAATTCCCGGTGGAATTGATCCGCACACACATTTTCAGCTTCCATTCGGTGGCACAGTTTCGGTGGACGATTTTTATAAGGGTACAAGAGCGGCCGTTGCTGGCGGTACAACTACCATAA TTGATTTTGTGATTCCGAACAAAAATCAGTCATTGATCGAGGCTTATGACGAATGGCGATCGTGGGCTGATGGGAAAGTGTGTTGCGATTATGGGTTTCACGTTGCCGTTACATGGTGGTCGAAATCGGTGCAAAAGGAAATGAAAATCCTATGCGAAGAGCGGGGCATTAATTCGTTTAAAGTGTTTATGGCATACAAAGGTCTGTACCAGTTGGACGATACCGAGCTGTACGAGGTGTTCGAGACGTGTAAAGAACTGGGAGCCGTAGCAATG GTACATGCCGAAAACGGAAGTATTATAGCGAAAAATGCGGAAAAATTGCTGAATGCTGGGGTGACTGGACCCGAAGGACATGAATTGTCTAGAAAT GAAGAGGTCGAAGCAGAAGCTGTTAACAGAGCCTGCATTATTGCTCATCAG GTGAATTGTCCATTATATGTAGTGCATGTTATGAGTAAATCGGCAGCCTTAGAATTAGCCAGAGCTCGTCAGCGGTACGATGGTGTTGGTATCTTTGGTGAAACGTTAGCAGCAGCTCTGGGCAGTGATGGTACCAATTATCGTCATCATTGCTTCAATCATGCTGCTGCCCATGTTTTAAGTCCACCATTAAGGCCAGACATCACAACACCTGAgtgtttaatgaaatttttgtcgca AAACCATCTCCAAACAACTGGCAGCGATAACTGCACTTTCAACAAGGACCAAAAAGAGTTGGGCAAAggagattttacaaaaattccaaaCGGAGTCAATGGCGTAGAAGATCGAATGTCCGTTGTATGGGAGAAAGGCGTGCATGGTGGATTGATTGATCCATGCAAATTTGTTGCAATTACCAGCACCAATGCTGCGAAAATTTTCAACCTATACCCGCAGAAAGGACGAATCGAGGCTGGCTCGGATGCGGACATTGTCGTCTGGAATCCGACTGCAACCCGAACCATATCAGCGAGCACACATCGCCAGGCATgcgattttaatattttcgagGGTATGACATGCCATGGCGTTCCAGAGTGTGTTATTGTCAAAGGGCGTGTATGCGTTGAAGACGGACTGCTTCGTGTCGCTGAAGGATATGGTACTTTCTTGGAGACGCCAGTTTCACCGCCATTTGTGTACAATG GTATCAATGGAATTAAAAATGGCGACGAGGAGTCGACCAACGGCGATGCCAAGCATTTGAATATTGAAGAAGAATTGGCTATTGAAATTCCTGCGCCGGAACCACTATCGAATTTCTTGTCGGGCCTAGCCCTGAGTGTATCTTC
- the LOC119078132 gene encoding dihydropyrimidinase isoform X3: MTAPTPVKKVPIHLQSAQNRLYIKHGTVVNHDGHFKADVYVEDGKIKYVGPSSDFVVPGGVKIIDAAGRLLIPGGIDPHTHFQLPFGGTVSVDDFYKGTRAAVAGGTTTIIDFVIPNKNQSLIEAYDEWRSWADGKVCCDYGFHVAVTWWSKSVQKEMKILCEERGINSFKVFMAYKGLYQLDDTELYEVFETCKELGAVAMVHAENGSIIAKNAEKLLNAGVTGPEGHELSRNEEVEAEAVNRACIIAHQVNCPLYVVHVMSKSAALELARARQRYDGVGIFGETLAAALGSDGTNYRHHCFNHAAAHVLSPPLRPDITTPECLMKFLSQ; the protein is encoded by the exons ATGACGGCACCAACACCTGTTAAAAAAGTACCCATTCATCTTCag AGTGCTCAAAATCGTTTATACATCAAACATGGAACGGTTGTGAATCACGATGGTCATTTCAAGGCCGATGTTTATGTCGAAGATGGCAAAATTAA ATATGTCGGTCCAAGCTCGGATTTCGTCGTACCTGGCGGAGTAAAAATAATTGATGCCGCAGGTCGCCTTTTAATTCCCGGTGGAATTGATCCGCACACACATTTTCAGCTTCCATTCGGTGGCACAGTTTCGGTGGACGATTTTTATAAGGGTACAAGAGCGGCCGTTGCTGGCGGTACAACTACCATAA TTGATTTTGTGATTCCGAACAAAAATCAGTCATTGATCGAGGCTTATGACGAATGGCGATCGTGGGCTGATGGGAAAGTGTGTTGCGATTATGGGTTTCACGTTGCCGTTACATGGTGGTCGAAATCGGTGCAAAAGGAAATGAAAATCCTATGCGAAGAGCGGGGCATTAATTCGTTTAAAGTGTTTATGGCATACAAAGGTCTGTACCAGTTGGACGATACCGAGCTGTACGAGGTGTTCGAGACGTGTAAAGAACTGGGAGCCGTAGCAATG GTACATGCCGAAAACGGAAGTATTATAGCGAAAAATGCGGAAAAATTGCTGAATGCTGGGGTGACTGGACCCGAAGGACATGAATTGTCTAGAAAT GAAGAGGTCGAAGCAGAAGCTGTTAACAGAGCCTGCATTATTGCTCATCAG GTGAATTGTCCATTATATGTAGTGCATGTTATGAGTAAATCGGCAGCCTTAGAATTAGCCAGAGCTCGTCAGCGGTACGATGGTGTTGGTATCTTTGGTGAAACGTTAGCAGCAGCTCTGGGCAGTGATGGTACCAATTATCGTCATCATTGCTTCAATCATGCTGCTGCCCATGTTTTAAGTCCACCATTAAGGCCAGACATCACAACACCTGAgtgtttaatgaaatttttgtcgcaGTAA
- the LOC119078132 gene encoding dihydropyrimidinase isoform X2 — protein sequence MTAPTPVKKVPIHLQSAQNRLYIKHGTVVNHDGHFKADVYVEDGKIKYVGPSSDFVVPGGVKIIDAAGRLLIPGGIDPHTHFQLPFGGTVSVDDFYKGTRAAVAGGTTTIIDFVIPNKNQSLIEAYDEWRSWADGKVCCDYGFHVAVTWWSKSVQKEMKILCEERGINSFKVFMAYKGLYQLDDTELYEVFETCKELGAVAMVHAENGSIIAKNAEKLLNAGVTGPEGHELSRNEEVEAEAVNRACIIAHQVKAPIFISHLTSYKAADIVSSARLKGITVFGDVLTGAIGCTLRDVKPSASLYYVTSPPIRRDPETPRKLLKALALNHLQTTGSDNCTFNKDQKELGKGDFTKIPNGVNGVEDRMSVVWEKGVHGGLIDPCKFVAITSTNAAKIFNLYPQKGRIEAGSDADIVVWNPTATRTISASTHRQACDFNIFEGMTCHGVPECVIVKGRVCVEDGLLRVAEGYGTFLETPVSPPFVYNGINGIKNGDEESTNGDAKHLNIEEELAIEIPAPEPLSNFLSGLALSVSSDTTRASTPTGRAMRQDGQRNLQDSTFSISEEIDTAEQRSSIRVRNPPGGKSSGFW from the exons ATGACGGCACCAACACCTGTTAAAAAAGTACCCATTCATCTTCag AGTGCTCAAAATCGTTTATACATCAAACATGGAACGGTTGTGAATCACGATGGTCATTTCAAGGCCGATGTTTATGTCGAAGATGGCAAAATTAA ATATGTCGGTCCAAGCTCGGATTTCGTCGTACCTGGCGGAGTAAAAATAATTGATGCCGCAGGTCGCCTTTTAATTCCCGGTGGAATTGATCCGCACACACATTTTCAGCTTCCATTCGGTGGCACAGTTTCGGTGGACGATTTTTATAAGGGTACAAGAGCGGCCGTTGCTGGCGGTACAACTACCATAA TTGATTTTGTGATTCCGAACAAAAATCAGTCATTGATCGAGGCTTATGACGAATGGCGATCGTGGGCTGATGGGAAAGTGTGTTGCGATTATGGGTTTCACGTTGCCGTTACATGGTGGTCGAAATCGGTGCAAAAGGAAATGAAAATCCTATGCGAAGAGCGGGGCATTAATTCGTTTAAAGTGTTTATGGCATACAAAGGTCTGTACCAGTTGGACGATACCGAGCTGTACGAGGTGTTCGAGACGTGTAAAGAACTGGGAGCCGTAGCAATG GTACATGCCGAAAACGGAAGTATTATAGCGAAAAATGCGGAAAAATTGCTGAATGCTGGGGTGACTGGACCCGAAGGACATGAATTGTCTAGAAAT GAAGAGGTCGAAGCAGAAGCTGTTAACAGAGCCTGCATTATTGCTCATCAG GTGAAAGCTCCAATTTTCATATCTCATCTAACAAGCTATAAGGCTGCAGACATTGTATCATCAGCACGGCTTAAGGGAATTACAGTCTTCGGAGATGTATTGACCGGTGCTATCGGCTGTACATTACGTGATGTAAAGCCATCGGCCAGTTTGTATTACGTAACCAGTCCACCGATTCGACGTGATCcagaaacgccaagaaaacTGTTGAAGGCTTTGGCGTT AAACCATCTCCAAACAACTGGCAGCGATAACTGCACTTTCAACAAGGACCAAAAAGAGTTGGGCAAAggagattttacaaaaattccaaaCGGAGTCAATGGCGTAGAAGATCGAATGTCCGTTGTATGGGAGAAAGGCGTGCATGGTGGATTGATTGATCCATGCAAATTTGTTGCAATTACCAGCACCAATGCTGCGAAAATTTTCAACCTATACCCGCAGAAAGGACGAATCGAGGCTGGCTCGGATGCGGACATTGTCGTCTGGAATCCGACTGCAACCCGAACCATATCAGCGAGCACACATCGCCAGGCATgcgattttaatattttcgagGGTATGACATGCCATGGCGTTCCAGAGTGTGTTATTGTCAAAGGGCGTGTATGCGTTGAAGACGGACTGCTTCGTGTCGCTGAAGGATATGGTACTTTCTTGGAGACGCCAGTTTCACCGCCATTTGTGTACAATG GTATCAATGGAATTAAAAATGGCGACGAGGAGTCGACCAACGGCGATGCCAAGCATTTGAATATTGAAGAAGAATTGGCTATTGAAATTCCTGCGCCGGAACCACTATCGAATTTCTTGTCGGGCCTAGCCCTGAGTGTATCTTC
- the LOC119078135 gene encoding protein KRTCAP2 homolog has product MTFVGVSKNFRITGIFGYVFHINKSLNRIVFGHIDYKMGVSSGVSLALSSIFSVLLFSAMQMYRPFFAATQINTIIGGFLGSWLFILALTAVSNMESVVLGSGFQAKLFPEIVFCLIGATFACGMIHRVCASTCFMFSLLALYYVNRLSQKAQNATTAQPDAHTSKKKRK; this is encoded by the exons ATGACATTTGTAGGAGTGTCAAAGAATTTCCGAATAACCGGCATATTCGGCTACGTGTTTCATATTAACAAAAGTTTGAATAGAATTGTTTTTGGGCACATAGACTACAAAATGG GCGTGTCCAGTGGCGTATCCTTGGCGCTATCATCCATATTTTCAGTCCTTCTGTTCTCAGCTATGCAAATGTACCGGCCATTCTTTGCTGCAACGCAAATCAACACTATCATTGGTGGCTTTCTCGGATCGTGGCTGTTCATCCTTGCACTGACG GCCGTTTCTAATATGGAGTCTGTCGTTCTGGGTTCTGGATTTCAAGCGAAACTCTTTCCGGAAAtagtattttgtttgatcggAGCGACATTTGCTTGCGGAATGATTCATCGTGTATGTGCGTCGACGTG TTTCATGTTTTCATTGCTTGCGCTGTATTACGTCAATAGACTGTCGCAGAAGGCACAAAATGCAACAACAGCGCAACCGGATGCTCATACGtcgaagaagaagagaaagtGA